A region of Salvia splendens isolate huo1 chromosome 17, SspV2, whole genome shotgun sequence DNA encodes the following proteins:
- the LOC121774328 gene encoding uncharacterized protein LOC121774328 yields the protein MADREELERLQAMVKILMDEREVEKVAREAQEKKDKEIVPVMHMFNHRNMITFPEANNFELRMTLIQRAMTSPCTRHLLIQSPPPQVHQPRFHRGPSGFNVSKGEVVEPIKKDEKYDQGIMKILEVLVQERNTNDTKIRVVKARLNNLKQGIGKITTVVTNIQTQMDQVHKKLEEDKVKAAPRVVDISKKSVAKQKKDDDSVYEWPATEEVEAPPKKELVWRNGIVLTLQLKKKFKLEEQFKHFLNMFCKVHTYIPLAESLQKIPRYAKLLREAVMRKKNPTKADLKLPHHCSKIIQRERVVKQRDPDQFIIRCSIGEGKVDKALCNLGASINLMPLKYYEKLKIGPLKTLDVSIRLADNTAIKTVGMIEDVLVKVDDFIFPADFIILDMKVDKSVPLILGRDFLATCKALIDVGRGEITISDNYSHSTYKIENEMLKYEEAQHAKMERECRAVMMTDTSKPFRPLEGEDSSNPSIFVVHVVPQEKPKRKKKGKKKPQTQADPEVYVIKNPNGKYQWWKKICNKMVKTMTTRGNPKNAKNYGISLTMDDQKAMWKKVSARETASPTNFTDFG from the exons ATGGCGGACAGAGAAGAGCTAGAGAGGCTTCAAGCCATGGTCAAGATACTGATGGATGAGAGAGAAGTGGAAAAGGTTGCCCGCGAGGCGCAGGAAAAGAAGGATAAGGAGATAGTACCCGTGATGCACATGTTCAATCACCGGAATATGATTACTTTTCCTGAAGCTAATAATTTTGAGTTGCGAATGACCCTCATACAAAGG GCCATGACGAGCCCCTGTACGAGGCATTTGCTCATTCAAAGCCCTCCTCCACAAGTGCACCAACCACGGTTTCACCGTGGACCATCAG GATTTAATGTGAGCAAAGGTGAAGTAGTTGAGCCTATCAAAAAGGATGAGAAGTATGACCAAGGCATCATGAAAATTTTAGAAGTGCTAGTGCAAGAAAGAAACACCAATGACACCAAGATTAGAGTTGTTAAGGCGAGATTGAACAACCTCAAGCAAGGGATAGGTAAGATTACCACTGTCGTCACGAACATTCAAACTCAAATGGACCAAGTCCACAAGAAGCTCGAAGAAGACAAGGTAAAGGCAGCACCACGAGTGGTAGACATAAGCAAGAAGTCAGTCGCCAAGCAAAAGAAGGACGACGACAGCGTCTATGAA TGGCCCGCCACTGAGGAGGTAGAGGCACCACCCAAAAAGGAACTCGTGTGGCGCAACGGGATTGTACTCACCCTCCAGCTGAAGAAGAAGTTCAAGCTTGAAGAGCAATTCAAGCATTTTCTCAATATGTTTTGCAAGGTCCATACCTATATTCCTCTCGCTGAATCGTTGCAAAAAATACCTAGGTACGCAAAGCTACTAAGGGAGGCAGTGATGAGAAAGAAAAATCCCACAAAAGCCGACCTTAAGTTGCCTCACCATTGCAGCAAGATCATCCAAAGGGAGAGAGTAGTGAAGCAAAGAGATCCCGATCAGTTCATAATTAGGTGTTCAATTGGAGAAGGAAAAGTGGACAAGGCCCTTTGCAATCTAGGGGCTAGCATCAATCTTATGCCGCTGAAATACTACGAGAAGCTCAAAATCGGACCTCTCAAGACGTTGGATGTAAGCATAAGGTTGGCCGACAACACGGCCATCAAAACTGTGGGCATGATTGAGGATGTTTTGGTAAAGGTAGATGATTTCATCTTCCCCGCCGATTTCATTATTCTTGACATGAAAGTAGACAAAAGTGTACCTCTAATCTTAGGCAGAGATTTTCTAGCCACGTGCAAAGCTCTTATTGATGTAGGTAGAGGCGAGATCACGATTAGCGACAATTACAGCCACTCCACCTACAAGATAGAGAATGAAATGCTTAAGTATGAAGAGGCGCAACACGCTAAGATGGAGCGTGAATGCAGGGCGGTCATGATGACCGACACATCTAAGCCTTTTAGGCCATTAGAAGGGGAGGATTCTTCTAACCCTTCTATCTTTGTTGTCCATGTTGTTCCTCAA GAGAAACCtaaaaggaagaagaaaggcAAGAAGAAGCCTCAAACTCAAGCAGATCCGGAAGTCTATGTGATCAAGAACCCGAACGGAAAGTACCAATGGTGGAAAAAGATTTGCAACAAAATGGTCAA GACAATGACAACAAGAGGAAACCCCAAGAATGCAAAGAACTATGGGATTAGCCTTACGATGGATGATCAAAAGGCTATGTGGAAGAAAGTGTCGGCGAGGGAGACGGCCTCCCCTACAAACTTTACGGATTTTGGATGA